In the Harmonia axyridis chromosome 3, icHarAxyr1.1, whole genome shotgun sequence genome, one interval contains:
- the LOC123675018 gene encoding prostatic acid phosphatase-like, translated as MTMISSIGVWLLGCVLVKQLTLAEELVAVTVLFRHGERAIISSYPTDPYKNESFWPVPYGELTNVGKNHHYRLGKWIRQRYTPFLSTEYLAEEFHIRSSNFDRCLMSAASNLAGLFPPVGDQVWNHELNWQPIPIHTIPNKMDGMLALQKPCPEYQRQLDELLNTDYYQKIHTVNSKLYAYLTAKTGLQIKDFIGASDLYDTLLVEDEANYTLPEWTHSVYPEMLREQAIIRFQYDTPNMEAAKFGVGQVFDRILEQFEARINGTKVPKFSALSAHDTNVFSILNTLKRPQTEMVPYAGMVIFELKRTADNKYYVNFFYKKSGDAELLTIDGCEQNCDYEKFKAIMKPLALNEEEYDRQCSIKQS; from the exons TTATTCAGGCATGGAGAGCGAGCAATCATCAGTTCCTACCCTACAGATCCATATAAGAACGAATCTTTTTGGCCAGTTCCCTATGGAGAGTTGACGAAC GTAGGTAAAAATCATCACTATCGGCTTGGAAAATGGATTCGTCAAAGGTACACTCCTTTTTTGAGCACAGAGTATTTGGCGGAAGAATTCCACATAAGGTCATCCAACTTCGATAGATGTCTTATGTCTGCAGCCTCTAACCTTGCCGGGTTGTTTCCACCAGTGGGCGATCAAGTATGGAACCACGAACTCAATTGGCAACCCATACCCATCCACACTATACCAAACAAAATGGATGGGATGTTAGCCTTACAAAAACCATGCCCCGAGTACCAAAGACAGCTCGACGAACTACTGAATACTGACTATTACCAGAAAATACACACTGTCAATAGTAAACTCTACGCTTATTTGACAGCAAAAACAGGACTTCAGATAAAGGACTTCATTGGCGCCAGCGATCTCTACGATACCCTACTCGTAGAAGACGAAGCAAACTACACCCTACCAGAATGGACCCATTCCGTATATCCAGAAATGTTGAGAGAGCAAGCTATTATACGGTTTCAGTATGACACTCCTAATATGGAAGCGGCAAAGTTTGGGGTCGGACAAGTTTTCGATCGCATTCTGGAACAGTTTGAAGCCCGAATAAATGGTACCAAAGTTCCCAAATTCTCAGCGTTATCTGCACACGACACAAATGTCTTTAGCATCCTCAATACTTTGAAGAGACCACAGACCGAAATGGTACCGTACGCTGGGATGGTCATTTTCGAATTGAAGAGGACTGCGGATAATAAATactatgttaattttttttataagaagtCGGGTGATGCTGAATTGTTAACAATTGATGGCTGTGAACAGAACTGTGATTACGAGAAATTTAAAGCAATCATGAAACCGTTAGCTTTGAATGAAGAAGAGTATGATAGGCAATGCTCGATCAAAcaatcttga